The Musa acuminata AAA Group cultivar baxijiao chromosome BXJ1-3, Cavendish_Baxijiao_AAA, whole genome shotgun sequence genome window below encodes:
- the LOC135617966 gene encoding phenylalanine--tRNA ligase alpha subunit, cytoplasmic-like, whose amino-acid sequence MAEDAILGFLQTNDEIADSHQFSASVGVDHTELENVIKRLHGFEIVEAKDFKKDNYLVSEEGKQYALEGSPEVNFFLAVPVEGISLANLKAKLDPKVFSIGSSWAKKNGWIEIAKGSVTRKVENVEDKVKDLLKRIEEGKVVDGNDVADLSKRKLIVKQTWRGYTLRKGSKYVSKRKKAATDLTREHLQRGDWKDLEFKEYNLNAQGQPIQIGHLQPLLEVREEIQNIFLQMGFEEMPTNNFVESSFWNFDALFQPQQHPARDSHDTFFLKAPSTTRYLPEDYVERVKCVHESGGYGSKGYGYDWKREEAEKNLLRTHTTAVSTRMLYMLAQQRPFMPKRYYSIDRVFRNEAVDRTHLAEFHQIEGLICDHGLTLGDLIGVLEDFFARLGMSKLRFKPAYNPYTEPSMEIFSYHEGLKKWVEVGNSGMFRPEMLLPMGLPEDVNVIAWGLSLERPTMILYGIDNIRDLFGPKVDFNLIKSNPLCRLGLQ is encoded by the exons ATGGCGGAGGACGCAATTCTAGGTTTTCTTCAGACCAACGACGAGATAGCCGACTCGCATCAGTTCTCTGCTAGCGTCGGGGTCGACCACACCGAACTCGAGAACGTCATCAAGCGGCTCCATGGCTTCGAGATCGTCGAGGCCAAG GATTTTAAGAAGGATAATTATCTCGTCAGCGAAGAGGGGAAAcagtatgcacttgaaggatcgcCGGAGGTTAACTTCTTCTTAGCTGTACCCGTAGAAGGGATCTCGTTGGCAAATCTTAAG GCAAAATTGGATCCCAAGGTTTTCAGTATAGGCTCATCCTGGGCTAAAAAGAATGGCTGGATTGAGATTGCCAAAGGGTCTGTAACAAGAAAG GTTGAAAATGTGGAGGACAAAGTCAAGGATTTGCTTAAAAGAATTGAAGAGGGAAAG GTTGTTGATGGGAATGATGTTGcagatctgtcaaaaagaaagcttattgtcaaaca GACATGGAGGGGTTACACACTGAGAAAAGGTTCCAAGTATGTTTCAAAGAGGAAAAAGGCTGCGACTGATTTGACTAGAGAACATCTGCAAAG GGGTGATTGGAAAGATTTAGAGTTCAAAGAGTATAATCTTAATGCTCAAGGGCAACCAATCCAAATTGGCCATCTGCAACCTTTGCTTGAG GTCCGTGAGGAAATTCAAAATATCTTCCTCCAAATggg TTTTGAGGAGATGCCAACAAATAACTTTGTTGAAAGCAG CTTTTGGAATTTCGATGCATTATTTCAGCCACAACAGCATCCTGCTCGTGATTCACATGATACCTTCTTTCTTAAAG CTCCTTCTACCACGAGATATTTACCtgaagattatgttgagagagtaAAGTGTGTTCATGAATCTGGTGGATATGGATCTAAAGG CTATGGATATGattggaaaagggaagaagctgaAAAAAACTTGCTTCGAACACACACAACTGCAGTTTCTACAAGAATGCTTTACATGCTTGCCCAGCAG AGACCTTTTATGCCCAAGAGATACTACTCTATAGATCGTGTTTTTCGCAATGAAGCTGTAGATCGAACTCATCTTGCAGAGTTCCATCAGATAGAAG GACTCATTTGTGATCATGGCCTCACCCTTGGTGATCTCATTGGAGTCTTGGAGGACTTCTTTGCTCGTCTTG GAATGTCAAAGCTACGTTTCAAACCTGCTTACAATCCGTACACTGAACCAAGCATGGAAATCTTTAG TTACCATGAAGGTTTAAAGAAATGGGTGGAGGTTGGGAACTCTGGCATGTTCAGGCCTGAAATGCTGCTTCCAATGGGGCTTCCTGAAGATGTTAATGTTATTGCATGGGGTCTTTCCCTTGAGAG GCCCACAATGATTTTGTACGGAATTGACAATATTCGAGATCTCTTTGGACCAAAG GTTGATTTCAATCTCATAAAGAGCAACCCTCTTTGCCGCTTGGGTCTGCAGTAG
- the LOC135636645 gene encoding uncharacterized protein LOC135636645, translating to MSFFPEEEKSKLPSNHSKSLPKLIRNACAQCHGSCLRTPSTMSSVDESLDSDLDHKQLIILEIQSRAMKAKSRPREFLFSAKLAWAMSPTTGRVHMTPMRKTDGEEEGDCGGYEEDDDDESEAFFSVKSRFSCCSTDGSTELKEISAGSILEEFRHCEGWPFGLCRRAVVLPPLPSSPSDSWMWHKRNLVSRDFTKSLAMKS from the exons ATGTCTTTCTTTCCTGAGGAAGAGAAATCCAAGCTCCCGTCCAACCATTCCAAATCCCTTCCAAAGCTCATCAGGAATGCTTGCGCTCAGTGTCATGGCTCCTGCCTCAGGACTCCCTCAACCATGAGCTCCGTAGATGAGAGTCTTGACAGTGATCTAGATCACAAACAG TTGATAATACTGGAGATTCAAAGTCGAGCGATGAAGGCTAAGTCGAGGCCCAGGGAGTTCCTCTTCTCAGCGAAGCTCGCTTGGGCTATGTCACCAACAACAGGAAGAGTGCACATGACTCCCATGAGGAAGACAGAcggagaagaagaaggcgactGCGGCGGGTACGAGGAAGACGACGACGATGAGAGCGAAGCGTTTTTCTCGGTGAAGAGCCGCTTTTCTTGCTGTTCGACTGATGGTTCGACAGAGTTGAAGGAGATCAGTGCTGGGTCGATACTGGAAGAGTTCCGACACTGCGAAGGGTGGCCTTTTGGTCTGTGCCGCAGAGCTGTTGTTCTTCCGCCATTGCCGAGCTCTCCTTCGGACTCTTGGATGTGGCACAAGAGAAACCTTGTTAGTAGGGACTTCACCAAAAGCTTAGCAATGAAGTCTTga